In Williamwhitmania taraxaci, the following are encoded in one genomic region:
- a CDS encoding toll/interleukin-1 receptor domain-containing protein has product MTETPKIFISYSWTNPIQQDWVINLAERLVSDGIDVVIDKWQLKEGQDKYNFMETMVKSPEISRVLIILDKKYSEKAEQRTGGVGTETQIISPKIYSDVSQEKFIPIVYEKDENGDAYTPTYLNGRIYIDLSDQDHFEENYENLLRNIYQRPAYSKPKLGKAPSFIFDDSPMTHKTTFIIRSLDNQMVKNPKRINSIMRDFLEEFYNDLKGNSITFSARDAFTFGKEICENINSYTPLRNDYISFIDKITKSEIEFDIEVLIRFFEKLPLLTYPQEDRGSWSPSEYDNFRFIIHELFLYSVAIGLKNENYKFVEELLYSSYFFNDKYEYKKEPQRFEKLYNNVDLIDQYYNQTYSSSFFSPMADFIIKRVPEDMNQNHIIDADLICYYVSVLENIRWFPMTYVYRTRGRFELLDRHISLRHFEKVKILFNVKNPKELKDRLTSIKEKDTNPDRMGYSGSFDRVLPIYNIIDIEKIATTR; this is encoded by the coding sequence ATGACAGAAACACCGAAAATCTTTATATCCTATAGTTGGACAAATCCAATTCAACAAGACTGGGTAATTAACTTAGCTGAACGTCTTGTTTCGGACGGTATTGATGTGGTTATTGATAAATGGCAATTGAAAGAAGGTCAAGATAAATACAACTTTATGGAGACAATGGTTAAATCTCCTGAAATTAGTAGAGTTTTGATAATTCTCGACAAAAAATATTCTGAAAAAGCAGAACAAAGAACAGGTGGTGTTGGAACGGAAACACAGATTATTAGCCCTAAAATATATTCTGATGTTTCTCAAGAAAAGTTTATCCCAATTGTTTATGAAAAAGATGAAAATGGAGATGCTTATACACCAACTTATTTGAATGGAAGAATATATATTGACTTGTCCGACCAAGACCATTTCGAAGAAAATTATGAGAATCTGTTAAGGAATATATATCAGAGACCTGCATATAGCAAACCGAAATTGGGAAAAGCTCCAAGCTTTATCTTTGATGATTCTCCAATGACACATAAAACTACTTTTATTATCAGGAGTTTAGATAATCAAATGGTTAAAAATCCTAAACGGATTAATTCTATAATGCGAGATTTTCTTGAAGAGTTTTATAACGATTTAAAAGGCAATTCAATTACTTTTTCGGCAAGAGACGCTTTTACTTTCGGAAAAGAAATTTGCGAAAACATAAATTCTTATACGCCATTACGCAACGACTACATTAGTTTTATTGACAAAATTACAAAAAGTGAAATAGAATTTGATATTGAGGTTCTTATTCGATTCTTTGAGAAACTTCCTCTTCTGACTTATCCTCAAGAGGATAGAGGAAGTTGGTCTCCGAGTGAATATGATAATTTTAGGTTTATCATTCATGAACTCTTTTTGTATTCAGTAGCAATAGGACTTAAAAATGAGAATTACAAATTTGTTGAAGAATTGCTTTATTCAAGTTATTTTTTCAATGACAAATACGAATATAAAAAAGAGCCACAGCGGTTTGAGAAATTATATAACAATGTAGACTTGATTGACCAGTATTACAATCAAACATATTCTTCCAGTTTTTTTAGTCCAATGGCTGACTTTATTATTAAGAGAGTTCCAGAGGATATGAATCAGAATCACATAATAGATGCCGACTTAATTTGTTATTATGTTTCTGTATTAGAAAATATTAGGTGGTTTCCAATGACTTATGTTTACAGGACCAGAGGACGTTTTGAACTTTTAGACAGACATATTTCCTTAAGACATTTTGAAAAAGTTAAAATACTTTTTAATGTTAAAAATCCAAAAGAACTTAAAGATAGATTGACTTCAATCAAAGAAAAAGATACGAATCCAGATAGAATGGGTTATTCAGGTTCATTTGATAGAGTATTACCAATTTATAATATTATTGATATAGAAAAAATTGCAAC